In Xylanibacter ruminicola 23, a single genomic region encodes these proteins:
- a CDS encoding thiamine pyrophosphate-dependent enzyme, protein MDRNQIVQPENIVCKKPTLMNDNNMHYCPGCSHGVVHKLIAEVIEEMGMEDKTVGVSPVGCAVFAYNYIDIDWQEAAHGRAPALATGIKRTWPDRLVFTYQGDGDLACIGTCETIHALNRGENIVIIFVNNAIYGMTGGQMAPTTLIGQKTSTCPYGRDPEIHGYPLKMADIAAQLEGTCYVTRQSVESVASINKAKKALRKAFEASMAGKGSSLVEFVSTCNSGWKLSPAKANEWMKENMFPFYPKGDLKDTTNK, encoded by the coding sequence ATGGATAGAAATCAAATAGTTCAACCAGAGAACATCGTCTGCAAGAAGCCGACGCTGATGAACGACAACAATATGCACTACTGCCCAGGCTGTAGCCACGGCGTGGTACATAAGCTCATTGCCGAAGTCATCGAAGAGATGGGTATGGAAGACAAGACCGTAGGTGTTTCGCCTGTAGGTTGTGCTGTCTTCGCCTACAATTATATTGATATCGACTGGCAGGAGGCTGCCCATGGTCGTGCACCCGCACTGGCCACTGGTATCAAGCGCACCTGGCCCGATCGCCTGGTATTCACCTATCAGGGCGATGGCGACCTGGCTTGTATCGGTACCTGCGAAACCATCCACGCACTGAACCGTGGCGAGAACATCGTGATTATCTTCGTTAACAATGCCATTTATGGTATGACGGGTGGTCAGATGGCTCCAACCACACTGATTGGTCAGAAAACCTCTACCTGTCCTTATGGTCGTGATCCTGAGATTCACGGTTATCCTTTGAAGATGGCCGATATCGCTGCTCAGCTCGAGGGTACCTGCTATGTTACCCGTCAGAGTGTAGAGAGCGTGGCCTCTATCAACAAGGCTAAGAAGGCTCTGCGTAAGGCTTTCGAGGCTTCGATGGCTGGTAAGGGTTCATCGCTGGTAGAGTTTGTTTCAACCTGTAACAGCGGTTGGAAGCTTTCGCCCGCTAAGGCTAACGAATGGATGAAGGAGAATATGTTCCCCTTCTATCCCAAAGGTGACTTAAAAGATACTACAAATAAATAA
- a CDS encoding HD domain-containing protein codes for MVDRAICFATKAHSGVVRKGTKIPYIAHPLEAMAIVGSITDDQELLAAAVLHDVVEDAGVNVADIRTEFGDRVAALVDSETDSEVPGMSHIDSWQIRKQAAIDHLAAASRDVKIVALGDKLSNMRAMLLHYHEQGEQVWQRFNQKDPACHAWYYRQLAQSLSSLSDTDAFQEFAALVDQVFSRYEK; via the coding sequence ATGGTTGATCGTGCTATCTGTTTTGCTACCAAAGCCCATTCGGGTGTGGTTCGTAAGGGTACCAAAATTCCTTACATTGCTCATCCTCTCGAGGCGATGGCTATCGTAGGTAGTATTACCGACGATCAGGAACTGTTGGCAGCAGCCGTACTGCACGATGTGGTTGAGGATGCCGGTGTAAATGTGGCCGATATCCGCACCGAGTTTGGCGACCGTGTAGCAGCTCTGGTTGATTCCGAGACCGACAGCGAGGTGCCTGGCATGAGTCATATCGACAGCTGGCAGATACGCAAACAGGCTGCTATCGATCATCTCGCAGCAGCCAGTCGCGATGTTAAGATTGTGGCGCTTGGCGATAAACTGTCGAACATGCGCGCCATGCTCCTTCATTATCATGAGCAGGGCGAGCAGGTATGGCAGCGCTTTAATCAGAAAGATCCAGCGTGCCACGCCTGGTACTACCGCCAGCTGGCCCAGAGCCTCTCATCGCTCAGCGACACCGATGCTTTCCAAGAATTCGCTGCCCTGGTAGATCAGGTATTTTCAAGATACGAAAAATAA
- a CDS encoding epoxyqueuosine reductase QueH, translated as MKQPAIQKPEDISEVLLHACCAPCSSAIVEWMMANGIRPVIYYFNPNIWPREEYEIRKQESKRHAESLRLRWIDGDYNHEEWLGGVCGLESEPERGRRCERCFTLRLIAAAKQAQALGIKYFTTTLASSRWKNLDQINQAGLAAEQMVNAQCSMFNEVKFWAQNWRKGGLYERRNQLLKEYQFYNQQYCGCEFSMRPKSTEIKENVKNDE; from the coding sequence ATGAAACAACCAGCTATACAGAAACCCGAAGATATCAGCGAGGTATTGTTGCATGCTTGCTGCGCACCTTGCTCGTCGGCTATCGTCGAATGGATGATGGCTAACGGTATTCGACCTGTGATTTATTATTTTAATCCAAATATCTGGCCCCGAGAGGAATACGAGATTCGTAAACAGGAGAGTAAGCGTCATGCTGAGAGCTTAAGACTACGATGGATTGATGGCGATTATAACCACGAGGAGTGGTTGGGTGGTGTGTGCGGATTGGAATCGGAGCCCGAACGTGGTCGCCGTTGCGAACGCTGTTTTACATTACGCCTGATAGCCGCTGCCAAGCAGGCCCAGGCATTAGGTATTAAGTATTTCACCACCACGCTGGCATCGAGCAGATGGAAGAATCTGGACCAGATAAACCAAGCCGGCCTGGCAGCAGAGCAAATGGTCAATGCTCAATGTTCAATGTTCAATGAAGTAAAATTTTGGGCCCAGAACTGGCGCAAGGGTGGCCTGTACGAACGCCGCAACCAACTGCTTAAGGAGTATCAGTTCTATAATCAGCAGTATTGCGGCTGTGAGTTCAGTATGCGGCCTAAGTCAACAGAAATAAAAGAAAATGTAAAAAACGACGAGTAA
- the ffh gene encoding signal recognition particle protein translates to MFENLSDRLERSFKILKGEGKITEINVAETLKDVRRALLDADVNYKVAKSFTDTVKQKALGMNVLTAVKPSQLMVKIVHDELAELMGGKAAELKIEGRAGAPAIILMSGLQGSGKTTFSGKLAKMLKERNHKKPLLVACDVYRPAAIEQLKVVGETVGVPVYSEPDNKNVVEIANHAIQEAKSKANDVVIIDTAGRLAVDEEMMQEIETLKKAVNPNETLFVVDSMTGQDAVNTAKEFNDRLDFDGVILTKLDGDTRGGAALSIRTVVTKPIKFVGTGEKMEAIDVFYPERMADRILGMGDIVSLVERAQQQFDEEEAKKLEKKIRKNKFDFDDFMGQIQQIKKMGNIKDLAAMIPGVGKQIKDLDIDDNAFKGIEAIINSMTPKERANPDIINPSRRRRIAAGSGTKLDDVNRLMKQFEQTRKMMKMVTGLNSSKMAQMAAAMKMRGGMPKF, encoded by the coding sequence ATGTTTGAGAATTTAAGTGATAGACTAGAACGCTCGTTTAAGATACTGAAGGGTGAGGGTAAAATCACCGAGATTAACGTAGCCGAAACGCTGAAAGATGTACGTCGTGCCCTGTTGGATGCCGACGTAAACTATAAGGTAGCCAAGAGCTTTACCGATACCGTTAAGCAGAAAGCTTTGGGTATGAACGTGCTTACAGCCGTTAAGCCAAGTCAGCTGATGGTGAAGATTGTTCACGATGAGCTGGCCGAGCTGATGGGTGGTAAGGCTGCCGAACTGAAGATCGAGGGTCGTGCCGGTGCGCCTGCCATCATTCTGATGTCGGGTCTGCAGGGTTCGGGTAAGACCACCTTCAGTGGTAAGCTGGCCAAGATGCTGAAGGAGCGCAACCACAAGAAGCCTTTGCTGGTAGCCTGCGACGTGTATCGTCCTGCTGCTATCGAGCAGCTCAAGGTAGTGGGCGAGACTGTAGGTGTTCCCGTATATTCCGAGCCTGATAATAAAAATGTGGTAGAGATTGCCAACCACGCTATCCAGGAGGCCAAGTCGAAGGCCAACGATGTGGTGATTATCGATACCGCTGGTCGTCTGGCTGTAGATGAGGAGATGATGCAGGAAATCGAGACCCTGAAGAAGGCCGTTAATCCTAACGAGACTCTGTTCGTAGTTGACTCAATGACCGGTCAGGATGCCGTTAACACCGCTAAGGAGTTCAACGATCGTCTGGATTTCGATGGTGTTATCCTTACCAAGCTCGATGGTGACACCCGTGGTGGTGCAGCCCTTTCAATCCGCACCGTAGTTACCAAGCCTATTAAGTTTGTAGGTACGGGCGAAAAGATGGAGGCTATCGATGTGTTCTATCCCGAGCGTATGGCCGACCGTATCCTCGGTATGGGTGATATCGTTTCTCTGGTTGAGCGTGCCCAGCAGCAGTTCGACGAGGAGGAAGCTAAGAAACTTGAAAAGAAAATCCGCAAGAATAAGTTCGACTTCGACGACTTCATGGGTCAGATACAGCAGATCAAGAAGATGGGTAACATCAAGGATCTGGCTGCCATGATTCCTGGTGTTGGCAAGCAGATTAAGGATCTGGATATCGACGACAATGCCTTTAAGGGTATCGAGGCTATCATTAACTCGATGACACCAAAGGAGCGCGCTAATCCCGATATCATCAATCCAAGCCGTCGCCGTCGTATCGCAGCCGGTTCTGGTACCAAGTTGGACGATGTGAACCGACTGATGAAGCAGTTCGAGCAGACTCGCAAGATGATGAAGATGGTTACCGGCCTCAATTCGTCGAAAATGGCTCAGATGGCTGCAGCCATGAAGATGCGAGGTGGTATGCCCAAGTTCTAA
- a CDS encoding family 20 glycosylhydrolase, giving the protein MKKIILLLFSILSLGIQAQVNLVPAPQKVTVGTGEFNLAQGTTIAYSSAALKPAAEYLQVCLQRYAKVNATLVAGKQGDIRLTTKKGIAKDGYQLNVKANGIDINAANYSGTLSAIATLNQLLLQNDGKAAIPTVAVTDAPRFNWRGFHLDVSRHFFTVDEVKEIIDLMALYKLNRFHWHLTDDQGWRIEIKKYPLLTEKGAWRIYNNQDTACMQLAARDDNPNLLIPKKNTRVENGDTLYGGYYTQDQIRDVVAYAKQRGIEIVPEIDMPGHFLSAIENYEGLSCFPTIGWGQYFTTPLCPGKQKVLDFCKDIWSEIFKLFPYEYVHVGGDEVRKDTWKECPDCQKRIKDNHLKNEEELQSWFIHQMEAFINKNGKKMMGWDEILEGGLSKTATVTWWRTWVPDAPSQVTAQCNDVIFCPGSPMYLSQAEEKTSMRSIYEYDKEMLKGMNAKQKQHVIGVQGNMWCEYIPTLERVLFQYFPRILALSELAWTKPELKDYDEFYSRLPKQFAMLHKLNVPFRTPSLDGVYHVNAFTTEGTMAVSCADPLATVRYTTDGSFPNKNSQLYNGPVKVDETTHFILRTFAPNGQAGEMMKADFLKQGLLEPVKADASKLTQGLNAAWYNYRGEKCREIHKAPFNGNYAANDVVIPEGVKGNIGLIITGYLRVPEDGVYTFSLMSDDGSWLKIDGNMVVDNDRPQSPHEEVSQQALKAGLHKIEVRYFDSNGGMLRLWVFDTKGQKMQPADIYFK; this is encoded by the coding sequence ATGAAGAAAATCATTTTACTGCTATTTAGTATCCTGAGTCTGGGCATCCAGGCTCAGGTTAACTTAGTACCTGCGCCACAGAAAGTAACTGTTGGCACAGGCGAGTTTAATCTGGCACAAGGCACTACCATTGCCTACTCATCGGCTGCACTGAAGCCTGCTGCTGAGTACCTGCAGGTATGCTTGCAGCGCTATGCAAAGGTAAACGCCACGCTGGTTGCCGGCAAGCAGGGCGACATCCGACTGACTACCAAGAAAGGTATAGCCAAGGACGGCTACCAGTTGAATGTAAAGGCCAACGGTATCGACATCAACGCTGCCAACTACAGCGGAACCCTGTCGGCTATTGCCACCTTGAACCAGTTGCTGCTGCAGAACGATGGCAAAGCTGCCATCCCTACTGTTGCGGTTACCGATGCACCACGCTTTAACTGGCGCGGATTCCATCTGGATGTATCACGCCACTTCTTTACAGTTGACGAGGTGAAGGAGATTATCGACCTGATGGCGCTGTACAAGCTGAACCGATTCCACTGGCACCTGACCGACGATCAGGGCTGGCGTATCGAGATTAAGAAGTACCCACTGCTGACCGAGAAGGGTGCCTGGCGTATCTACAACAACCAGGACACTGCCTGCATGCAGCTGGCTGCCCGTGATGATAATCCCAACCTGTTGATTCCGAAGAAGAATACCCGTGTAGAGAATGGCGATACCCTGTATGGCGGTTACTACACACAGGATCAGATTCGTGACGTGGTGGCTTATGCCAAGCAGCGCGGTATCGAGATTGTACCCGAGATTGACATGCCAGGTCATTTCCTGAGTGCCATCGAGAACTACGAGGGGCTGTCGTGCTTCCCCACCATCGGCTGGGGCCAGTATTTTACCACCCCACTCTGTCCAGGAAAACAGAAGGTACTGGATTTCTGCAAGGATATCTGGAGCGAGATTTTCAAGCTGTTCCCCTATGAGTATGTACACGTAGGTGGCGACGAGGTGCGTAAGGATACCTGGAAGGAATGTCCCGACTGTCAGAAGCGTATCAAGGATAACCATCTGAAGAACGAGGAGGAACTGCAGTCGTGGTTTATCCATCAGATGGAGGCATTCATCAATAAGAACGGTAAGAAGATGATGGGCTGGGACGAAATCCTGGAGGGTGGACTCTCGAAGACCGCTACCGTAACCTGGTGGCGCACCTGGGTGCCCGATGCACCAAGTCAGGTAACAGCACAGTGCAACGATGTCATCTTCTGTCCCGGTTCGCCCATGTATCTCTCGCAGGCTGAAGAGAAAACCAGCATGCGCAGCATCTACGAATACGACAAGGAGATGCTGAAAGGCATGAACGCCAAGCAGAAGCAGCACGTGATTGGCGTGCAGGGTAACATGTGGTGCGAGTATATCCCTACCCTTGAGCGTGTGCTGTTCCAGTACTTCCCACGTATCTTAGCGCTGTCGGAGCTGGCATGGACAAAACCCGAACTGAAGGATTACGATGAGTTCTACAGTCGCCTGCCTAAGCAGTTTGCCATGCTGCACAAGCTGAACGTGCCTTTCCGCACCCCAAGTCTGGATGGTGTATATCACGTAAACGCCTTTACCACTGAGGGTACCATGGCAGTGAGCTGTGCCGACCCATTGGCAACAGTACGTTACACCACCGATGGCAGCTTCCCCAACAAGAACTCGCAGCTATATAACGGACCAGTGAAGGTTGATGAGACCACGCACTTTATTCTGCGTACGTTTGCACCTAACGGACAGGCTGGTGAGATGATGAAGGCCGACTTCCTGAAGCAGGGACTGCTGGAGCCAGTAAAGGCAGATGCCAGTAAGCTGACTCAGGGTTTGAACGCAGCCTGGTACAACTATCGTGGTGAGAAATGTCGCGAAATCCACAAGGCCCCATTCAATGGCAACTATGCTGCTAACGATGTGGTGATTCCCGAGGGTGTAAAAGGTAACATCGGACTGATTATTACCGGTTACCTGCGTGTGCCCGAGGATGGTGTATATACCTTCTCGCTGATGAGCGACGATGGTAGCTGGCTGAAGATTGATGGCAACATGGTGGTAGATAACGACCGTCCACAGAGCCCTCACGAGGAAGTAAGTCAGCAGGCACTGAAAGCCGGACTGCACAAGATAGAGGTTCGCTACTTTGATAGCAACGGCGGTATGCTTCGCCTCTGGGTATTTGATACCAAAGGCCAAAAGATGCAACCCGCCGACATCTACTTTAAATAA
- a CDS encoding ferredoxin family protein, which translates to MAKMKGAIEVNTERCKGCSLCIVACPQKVIALANKVNLHGYPYVEAVNEEACVGCASCGIVCPDGCITVYRKKVEE; encoded by the coding sequence ATGGCAAAAATGAAAGGCGCTATTGAGGTGAATACCGAGAGGTGTAAGGGATGCAGCCTCTGCATCGTTGCTTGCCCTCAGAAGGTTATCGCCCTTGCCAACAAAGTTAATCTGCACGGCTACCCCTACGTGGAGGCTGTCAACGAAGAGGCCTGCGTGGGCTGTGCTTCGTGTGGCATCGTCTGCCCCGATGGTTGTATCACCGTGTATCGTAAAAAAGTGGAGGAGTAA
- a CDS encoding 3-methyl-2-oxobutanoate dehydrogenase subunit VorB produces MAQEKEVVLMKGNEAIAHAAIRCGCDGYFGYPITPQSEVIETLAELKPWETTGMQVVQAESELASIYMVYGAAGAGKRAMTSSSSPGIALMQEGITYMAGAEVPGVFVNVQRGGPGLGTIQPSQGDYFQATRGGGNGDYKVIVLAPSSVQEMADFVDLAFELAFKYRNPAMILSDGVIGQMMEKVVLPPFKPRRTDEEVIKECPWASTGKPKNRERVVITSLELKPEIMEQRNLALQEKYRKIQENEIRFEQQQMDDAEYAIVAFGSAARIAEKSVEIAREQGIKVGLFRPITLFPFPEKQIAELSKKVKGILVAEINAGQMVQDVRLAANGAVPVEQFGRLGGIVPDPEEIVDALKEKIM; encoded by the coding sequence ATGGCACAGGAAAAGGAAGTTGTATTGATGAAAGGCAACGAGGCTATTGCCCACGCTGCTATTCGATGCGGATGCGACGGCTATTTCGGCTATCCTATTACTCCGCAGAGTGAAGTGATCGAGACATTGGCAGAGCTGAAGCCTTGGGAGACTACCGGTATGCAGGTAGTTCAGGCCGAGAGCGAGCTGGCCAGTATCTACATGGTTTATGGTGCTGCCGGTGCCGGTAAGCGTGCCATGACCTCATCTTCGTCTCCTGGTATCGCACTGATGCAGGAGGGAATCACTTACATGGCTGGTGCCGAGGTGCCGGGTGTGTTTGTCAATGTTCAGCGTGGAGGTCCCGGTCTGGGTACCATCCAGCCATCGCAGGGCGACTATTTCCAGGCTACCCGTGGTGGTGGTAACGGCGACTACAAGGTTATCGTTCTGGCTCCATCGTCAGTTCAGGAGATGGCCGATTTCGTAGATCTCGCTTTCGAGTTGGCATTTAAGTATCGTAACCCAGCCATGATTCTGAGCGATGGCGTTATCGGTCAGATGATGGAGAAGGTGGTTCTGCCCCCATTCAAGCCCCGTCGTACCGACGAGGAGGTTATTAAGGAGTGTCCTTGGGCTTCAACTGGTAAGCCAAAGAACCGCGAGCGTGTGGTCATCACATCACTCGAGCTTAAGCCTGAGATCATGGAGCAGCGCAACCTGGCTCTGCAGGAGAAGTATCGCAAGATTCAGGAGAACGAGATACGCTTTGAGCAGCAGCAGATGGACGATGCCGAGTATGCTATCGTAGCATTCGGTAGTGCTGCCCGTATTGCTGAGAAGAGCGTAGAGATTGCCCGCGAGCAGGGTATCAAGGTAGGTCTGTTCCGTCCTATCACACTGTTCCCATTCCCCGAGAAGCAGATTGCCGAGCTTTCAAAGAAGGTAAAGGGTATCCTGGTAGCCGAGATCAATGCTGGTCAGATGGTACAGGATGTTCGTCTGGCTGCCAACGGCGCAGTTCCCGTAGAGCAGTTCGGTCGCCTGGGAGGTATCGTCCCCGATCCCGAGGAAATTGTAGATGCGTTAAAAGAGAAAATTATGTAG
- the folD gene encoding bifunctional methylenetetrahydrofolate dehydrogenase/methenyltetrahydrofolate cyclohydrolase FolD, which translates to MQLIDGKATAAAIKAEIAEEVKEIVAQGGKQPHLAAVLVGHDGGSETYVKNKVLACEACGFKSTLIRFEDNISEDELLCCVDKLNKDDDVDGFIVQLPLPKHIDEQKIIEAIDYRKDVDGFHPINVGRMAIGLPCFISATPLGIITLLKHYGIETSGKKCVILGRSNIVGKPMAQLMMQKQYGDATVTVCHSRSKTLKEECRAADIIIAAIGQPDFVTADMVKEGAVIVDVGTTRVPDATRKSGFRLNGDVKFDEVAPKCSYITPVPGGVGPMTICSLMKNTLAAGKKEYYK; encoded by the coding sequence ATGCAACTGATTGATGGAAAAGCAACAGCGGCGGCTATCAAGGCCGAAATCGCTGAGGAGGTAAAAGAGATTGTTGCCCAAGGAGGCAAACAACCCCATCTGGCCGCCGTCTTGGTGGGTCACGATGGGGGATCGGAAACTTATGTAAAAAATAAGGTGCTGGCCTGCGAGGCTTGTGGCTTTAAGAGTACGCTCATCCGTTTCGAGGATAATATCTCGGAGGATGAGCTTTTATGTTGCGTTGATAAGCTCAACAAGGACGACGATGTAGATGGTTTCATCGTGCAGTTGCCCTTGCCAAAGCATATCGATGAGCAGAAGATTATCGAGGCAATCGACTACCGTAAGGATGTCGACGGTTTCCACCCCATTAACGTGGGTCGTATGGCTATCGGACTGCCTTGCTTCATCTCAGCCACACCTCTTGGAATTATCACCCTGCTTAAGCACTATGGTATCGAAACCAGCGGTAAGAAGTGTGTCATTCTGGGTCGTTCAAACATCGTAGGTAAGCCCATGGCTCAGCTGATGATGCAGAAGCAGTATGGCGACGCTACCGTTACCGTATGCCACTCGCGTTCTAAAACTCTGAAGGAGGAGTGCCGTGCCGCCGATATTATTATCGCTGCCATCGGTCAGCCCGACTTTGTTACCGCCGATATGGTGAAGGAGGGTGCTGTGATTGTGGATGTAGGTACCACTCGCGTCCCCGATGCTACCCGTAAGAGCGGATTCCGTTTGAATGGCGACGTGAAGTTCGACGAGGTTGCACCTAAGTGCTCGTATATTACACCTGTTCCTGGTGGCGTAGGTCCCATGACCATCTGTTCGCTCATGAAGAATACCTTAGCCGCAGGTAAAAAAGAGTACTATAAATAA
- a CDS encoding beta-N-acetylhexosaminidase — MKFKGMVLTALISLGSMTAAAGEPANYNVVPLPQSIVITKGAAFEVDADVQILAPAELQSEAEFLKQYIKELTKCDLTIVNKRAKKVRYIELAVSPKVTAKEGYVLNINQKGVTIQGGTAAGVFYGIQTLRKSLPIACKCGKHKGGCLPAATITDAPRFGYRGMMLDCSRHFWSVDFVKKFIDLLAMHNMNTFHWHLSDDQGWRIEIKKYPKLTTIGSQRSGTILGTNSDLDDGIPHGGFYTQQEARDIVKYAQERHITIIPEIDMPGHMLAALACYPELGCTGGPYEVGHYWGVYTDVLCVGNPKVYEFVEGVLAEIMDIFPSEVIHIGGDETPTVKWEACPKCQALGQSKDKLQAHFTQKVFGYLTAHQRRALGWDEILDGCPQDAMIMSWRGSEPGAKAAELGHDVVMTPTSHVYFDYLQSKEAQFEPSRCGGFIPVEKVYSLEPAPDTLSVEAKKHILGTQANLWAEYLLTEGLVEYQALPRMSALSEVQWTQPELKNYDAFKERLTRFTKLFEFYNYKYAKHLWPERQLPSRWQF; from the coding sequence ATGAAGTTTAAAGGAATGGTGTTAACAGCACTCATCTCGTTAGGCTCAATGACAGCTGCGGCTGGCGAGCCTGCCAACTACAACGTGGTACCACTGCCACAGTCGATTGTGATAACAAAAGGTGCAGCCTTTGAGGTTGACGCCGACGTACAGATTCTGGCTCCTGCCGAACTGCAGAGCGAAGCAGAATTCCTGAAGCAGTACATCAAAGAGCTGACCAAGTGCGACCTGACCATCGTGAACAAGCGTGCTAAGAAGGTGCGCTACATCGAGCTGGCCGTATCGCCAAAGGTAACCGCTAAGGAAGGTTATGTATTGAACATCAACCAGAAGGGTGTTACCATCCAGGGTGGCACAGCAGCTGGTGTGTTCTATGGTATCCAGACCCTGCGCAAATCGCTGCCTATCGCCTGCAAGTGCGGTAAGCACAAGGGTGGCTGTCTGCCTGCCGCAACGATTACCGATGCCCCACGCTTTGGTTATCGCGGTATGATGCTGGATTGCTCACGCCACTTCTGGAGCGTGGATTTCGTAAAGAAGTTCATCGACCTGCTGGCTATGCACAACATGAACACCTTCCACTGGCATCTGAGCGACGACCAGGGTTGGCGTATCGAGATCAAGAAGTATCCTAAGCTTACCACTATCGGTTCGCAGCGTTCGGGTACTATTCTCGGCACCAACTCTGATTTGGACGATGGTATCCCCCACGGTGGTTTCTACACCCAGCAGGAGGCTCGCGACATTGTGAAATATGCCCAGGAGCGCCATATCACTATCATCCCTGAGATTGACATGCCCGGACACATGCTGGCTGCACTGGCTTGCTATCCCGAACTGGGTTGCACAGGCGGTCCTTACGAGGTAGGTCACTACTGGGGTGTTTACACCGATGTGCTGTGCGTAGGCAATCCTAAGGTTTACGAGTTTGTAGAGGGTGTGCTGGCCGAGATTATGGACATCTTCCCTTCGGAAGTAATCCATATCGGTGGCGACGAAACTCCAACAGTAAAATGGGAGGCGTGTCCTAAGTGTCAGGCCCTCGGACAGAGCAAGGATAAGCTGCAGGCTCACTTTACACAGAAGGTATTCGGCTACCTGACAGCCCATCAGCGCCGTGCCCTGGGATGGGACGAGATTCTGGATGGCTGTCCACAGGATGCCATGATTATGTCGTGGCGTGGTAGCGAGCCAGGTGCAAAGGCTGCCGAGTTAGGTCACGACGTGGTGATGACGCCTACATCGCATGTTTACTTCGACTATCTGCAGTCGAAGGAGGCTCAGTTCGAGCCAAGCCGTTGCGGTGGTTTCATTCCTGTAGAGAAGGTATATTCGCTGGAGCCTGCTCCCGACACCCTGTCAGTCGAAGCTAAGAAGCACATCTTGGGTACACAGGCCAACCTGTGGGCTGAGTATCTGCTGACCGAAGGACTGGTGGAATATCAGGCCCTGCCACGTATGTCGGCTCTGTCGGAGGTACAGTGGACACAGCCTGAGCTGAAGAACTACGACGCCTTTAAGGAGCGCTTGACACGATTCACAAAGCTGTTCGAGTTCTACAACTACAAATATGCCAAGCATCTGTGGCCTGAGCGTCAGTTGCCCAGTCGCTGGCAGTTCTAA
- a CDS encoding tetratricopeptide repeat protein, which produces MTAQEYYEQGNEARKRGQWHEAINSYIQAIELDPESPAVEAKRMLDDIMAFYCKDMYNP; this is translated from the coding sequence ATGACGGCACAAGAGTATTACGAACAAGGCAATGAGGCCCGCAAGCGCGGTCAGTGGCACGAGGCTATCAACAGCTATATCCAGGCTATTGAGCTCGATCCCGAGAGTCCCGCTGTGGAAGCCAAGCGTATGCTCGACGACATCATGGCTTTCTATTGTAAAGATATGTATAATCCATAA
- a CDS encoding 2-oxoacid:acceptor oxidoreductase family protein: protein MKKEIIISGFGGQGVLSMGKILAYSGLMEDKEVTWMPAYGPEQRGGTANVTVIVSDERISSPILSKYDIAVVLNQPSLEKFEPKIKPGGILIYDGFGIINKPTRKDITVYEINAMDKAAEMKNGKVFNMIVLGGLLKVAPVVSDKGVEKALYKTLPERHHGLIPLNMEALKEGAKIIQEIK from the coding sequence ATGAAGAAAGAAATAATTATTTCTGGTTTCGGAGGTCAGGGCGTGCTCTCAATGGGTAAGATCTTGGCCTATAGTGGACTGATGGAGGATAAGGAGGTAACATGGATGCCTGCTTACGGTCCTGAGCAGCGTGGTGGTACAGCCAACGTTACAGTGATCGTTAGCGACGAGCGCATCTCTTCGCCTATCCTTAGCAAGTACGACATCGCTGTGGTACTCAATCAGCCCTCACTCGAGAAGTTTGAGCCCAAAATCAAGCCCGGTGGCATTCTGATTTACGATGGCTTTGGTATCATCAACAAGCCAACCCGTAAGGATATCACCGTTTACGAGATTAATGCGATGGACAAGGCTGCCGAGATGAAAAACGGTAAAGTGTTCAACATGATCGTTTTGGGTGGACTCTTAAAGGTAGCCCCTGTGGTAAGCGACAAGGGTGTAGAGAAGGCTCTCTACAAAACTCTGCCTGAGCGCCACCACGGACTGATTCCTCTGAATATGGAAGCCCTGAAAGAGGGTGCTAAGATTATCCAGGAAATCAAATAA